Below is a genomic region from Sediminitomix flava.
CCTACTGCTTCTATGCTTTTGTTGGGGATTATCTCTGTAGTAGTATTAGTGGTGACAGAACTGTTTTTGACTTCTAGTGTAGTAGAGGAGAAATTGGAAGAGGTAGAAGCTTAAAACAAGAGTTTTTAAAAACATAAAGGCTGATTAAATCTACGTATTAAGATTTAATCAGCCTTTTTTTAGCTTTCTTCAACAGTAAAGTTTCCATCGCTGAAAGTACACCTTACACTACGATTGTCTACAGTTGTGTCTAAGACAATTGGATTTTTCCATAGTGTATGAATATGTTCAAGAGTTTTTCGAGTGTAATTCAATTCTAGTTCTCTTTCATCATATTCATGTTTCAGAATTAAGGTATTCTTTCTTGGATTTACTTCCTGAACTTTGATGATTGGTATCGAGTTTGATCCAATATTTTTCAGTAAAGTGTTTTTTACTTTATTCCAACCATCATCATCAGCTACTTCACTGATCGTAATTCTAGTACCTCTTTGCTGATATTCAAAAAGGTGTAATTCATCTGCCAGTTCTTGAGTTAAGAATCTTCTCAAGAATGAAATATCACGATCAACTGTTCTGACTTCAAAAATTTGAGGATCAATATCATATTTGATCTGATGACCATCGCTCCCTGCCAATTTAGTGAAAATCGTATATCCAACATGATATGGATTGAGTCCACCTACATGGGGTCTGATCACCTGATTATGTGATCTGATTAAATCCATATGCATATCTGCAGGTAGCTCTAATCGGTTTAGAATGGTGAAATGCCAAAAGCTAGCCCATCCTTCATTCATCACTTTTGTCTCCATCTGAGGTAGGAAATAAAGCGATTCTTTTTTAACCATATTCAGCAGATCTCTTTCCCAATCTTCTAAATACTTATTATTATCTGCAATAAAACCTAAAAGGTCTAGAACAGGGTCTGGCTCAAAATCATATTGTGTCCTAGAATCTTGAGGTTTTAAATGATCCCAAGGGTCTGGCTCTCTATTTAAGTTCTTATAGAAGTTGTTTTTTTGTTCTTGTACATCTAAACTTTTTATCAAAAGATTTCTATCTGTTTGATAACGTATAGAGTGGGCTGCATCTAGAATACGCTCTACTTTTTCTATCCCAATACTTGGTGTCTCTATGTAACTTCGGACTCTATTTGAGTGTAGTCTGAACATTTCAAGAGCAAGTTCAGGTCTAGTATGAGAAAAGTGTATATTATTTTTGAAAAAGTCATTATGACCATAGACATGAGCCATTGTTAAAACCTGCATAGCCAATGGATTGTCAATCATTAAGTATGCTAAGCAAGGGTTGGTGTTGATCACCATTTCATAAGCCAAACCAGACATACCCAATTTATACATGGTATGTTGCTTTTCGAAGGCTTTTCCGAAGCTCCAGTGCGGGTATCTAGTTGGCATACCTACATAGGATTGATACCCCAGCATGTCATGATAGTCACAAACTTCATACTCCTGAGGAAAGTAATCCAAGCCCATTTCTTTAGCGATATTCTCAATCCTATCGTTCCATACTTTTAAATCGCTTAGTGTCCAGTTACTCATGTGTTGGTTGTTTGAGTTCGTAATTAATCATCCAATACGCCGTTTTTGTCAAGGGTTAAAAATTTCTTCAATGCAGGCCAGATGTTTTCTTTCGATCTGATTTTAAGTGCAATGAAATTCTCCTCATTAATACGTTTGTATTCGTCAATCATACTAGACCACGAATAACTTGTATTGGGTTTTATTTCGCCATAACCAAATAGGTTACAGACTTGTGCTAGGGCAGTAGCAGCCTCAATTGCAGATTTGTTATCACTACTGAAGTTGTCTCCATCAGAGCAGTGGAATGCATAAATATTCCAGATAGCGGGATTATATCTTTGCTCAATAATTTCGATTGCTTTTTTGTAACCTGATGAAATCATTGTACCACCAGATTCTACTTTATGGAAGAAATCCTTCTCGTTTACTTCTTTTGCTTCTGTGTGGTGAG
It encodes:
- a CDS encoding SpoVR family protein, giving the protein MSNWTLSDLKVWNDRIENIAKEMGLDYFPQEYEVCDYHDMLGYQSYVGMPTRYPHWSFGKAFEKQHTMYKLGMSGLAYEMVINTNPCLAYLMIDNPLAMQVLTMAHVYGHNDFFKNNIHFSHTRPELALEMFRLHSNRVRSYIETPSIGIEKVERILDAAHSIRYQTDRNLLIKSLDVQEQKNNFYKNLNREPDPWDHLKPQDSRTQYDFEPDPVLDLLGFIADNNKYLEDWERDLLNMVKKESLYFLPQMETKVMNEGWASFWHFTILNRLELPADMHMDLIRSHNQVIRPHVGGLNPYHVGYTIFTKLAGSDGHQIKYDIDPQIFEVRTVDRDISFLRRFLTQELADELHLFEYQQRGTRITISEVADDDGWNKVKNTLLKNIGSNSIPIIKVQEVNPRKNTLILKHEYDERELELNYTRKTLEHIHTLWKNPIVLDTTVDNRSVRCTFSDGNFTVEES